In Mesorhizobium sp. 113-3-3, a genomic segment contains:
- a CDS encoding TCR/Tet family MFS transporter has product MIDPKTARRGLALVFTTLLLDIIGFGIIMPVLPAYLQELSGVSISAAAIEGGWLFFVYAAMQFFFAPIMGGLSDRFGRRPILLASVLTFSIDNLICAVAWSYPMLFIGRVLAGISGASYSTTSAFIADISNDENRATNFGLLGIAFGVGFVIGPVLGGLLGTFGPRVPFYFAAGLAFVNFLIAMVFLPETLDEKHRRRFEWKRANPVGTLLQMRQYQGIGWIGLVFFLMTLGHMMYPAVWSFVSNYRYGWSQQQIGFSLGAFGLCGAIVMATVLPRVIPRLGEWKTAVIGLTFTAVSAFGYAFASQGWMIYAVIVVGCLEALADPPLRSLAAAKVPPSAQGELQGAMTSIFSITSIITPLLYTAIFSWFTGPNAPVTFGGAPYLVGACFLLLALIVFVTKVARPATATNATTSVAEDGAQA; this is encoded by the coding sequence ATGATCGACCCCAAAACCGCCCGGCGGGGCCTTGCGCTGGTTTTCACCACGCTGCTGCTCGATATCATAGGCTTCGGCATCATCATGCCAGTGCTGCCGGCCTATTTGCAGGAATTGTCCGGTGTCAGCATCAGCGCCGCGGCGATCGAAGGCGGTTGGCTGTTCTTCGTCTATGCAGCCATGCAATTTTTCTTCGCGCCGATCATGGGCGGGTTGAGCGACCGCTTCGGGCGGCGGCCGATCCTGCTCGCCTCGGTGCTGACTTTCTCGATCGACAATCTGATCTGCGCGGTCGCATGGTCCTATCCGATGCTGTTCATCGGCCGCGTTCTGGCCGGCATTTCCGGCGCCAGCTATTCGACGACATCGGCCTTCATCGCCGACATCTCGAACGACGAGAACCGGGCGACGAATTTCGGCTTGCTCGGCATCGCCTTCGGCGTCGGCTTCGTCATCGGGCCGGTGCTGGGCGGATTGCTCGGCACGTTCGGACCGCGCGTGCCGTTCTATTTCGCCGCCGGGCTCGCCTTCGTGAATTTTCTGATCGCGATGGTCTTCCTGCCTGAAACACTCGATGAAAAGCATCGCCGCCGCTTCGAGTGGAAACGCGCCAACCCGGTCGGCACGCTCCTGCAGATGCGTCAGTATCAGGGCATTGGCTGGATTGGGCTGGTCTTCTTCCTGATGACGCTCGGCCATATGATGTATCCGGCGGTCTGGTCGTTCGTTTCCAACTACCGCTATGGCTGGAGCCAGCAGCAGATCGGTTTTTCGCTGGGCGCCTTCGGCCTGTGCGGCGCGATCGTCATGGCTACCGTGCTGCCGCGCGTGATCCCCAGGCTCGGCGAATGGAAGACGGCGGTCATCGGCCTGACCTTCACGGCGGTCAGCGCCTTCGGCTATGCCTTCGCCTCGCAGGGATGGATGATCTATGCGGTGATCGTCGTCGGCTGCCTGGAAGCGCTGGCCGACCCGCCGCTGAGAAGCCTCGCCGCCGCCAAGGTGCCGCCTTCCGCACAAGGCGAATTGCAGGGCGCGATGACCTCGATCTTCTCGATCACCTCGATCATCACGCCGCTGCTCTACACGGCGATCTTTTCCTGGTTCACCGGGCCAAACGCGCCAGTAACCTTCGGCGGCGCGCCCTATCTGGTCGGTGCGTGTTTCCTGCTGCTGGCGCTCATCGTCTTCGTCACCAAGGTGGCGAGACCGGCGACGGCCACAAACGCCACAACGAGCGTCGCGGAAGATGGGGCGCAGGCATGA
- a CDS encoding aldo/keto reductase, whose protein sequence is MSHDSRIALTRDGVSLSRLVFGAWRLLDGGVRPNADQVARLIGTAVDLGLTSFDHADIYGNYEVEAAFGAGLSRWRGKREEIELISKCDIMLASANRPQNRLKHYDTSAAHISASVDRSLGNLGTDYLDLLLLHRPDPLMDADETAAALAGLVKAGKVRAVGVSNFTPSQFDLLASRLPFALATNQIEMSVLKTSALTDGSLDHAQRLAYAPMIWSPLGGGSLFTGKESREARVRAALAAVAAEIGAGDLAAVAIAWLLRHPARLVPVLGSMKPERLAAMVKALEISLDRQQWFAILEASEGRPVA, encoded by the coding sequence ATGAGTCATGACAGCCGCATTGCGCTGACCAGGGACGGGGTGTCGCTGTCGCGGCTGGTCTTCGGCGCCTGGCGCCTGCTCGACGGCGGCGTCCGCCCCAATGCCGATCAGGTCGCGCGGCTGATTGGCACCGCCGTGGACCTCGGCCTGACCAGTTTCGACCATGCCGACATCTATGGGAATTACGAGGTGGAGGCGGCCTTCGGCGCCGGGCTGTCGCGCTGGCGAGGCAAGCGCGAGGAGATCGAGCTGATCTCGAAATGCGACATCATGCTAGCCTCGGCCAACCGGCCGCAGAACCGGCTGAAGCACTATGACACCAGCGCCGCCCACATAAGCGCGTCGGTCGACCGTTCGCTCGGCAATCTCGGCACCGATTATCTCGACCTGTTGCTGCTGCACCGGCCGGATCCGTTGATGGATGCCGACGAGACGGCGGCGGCACTGGCCGGACTGGTCAAGGCGGGCAAGGTGAGGGCGGTCGGCGTTTCCAATTTCACGCCGTCGCAATTTGATCTCCTGGCCTCGCGGCTGCCCTTCGCGCTCGCCACCAACCAGATCGAGATGTCAGTGCTGAAGACGTCCGCGCTGACTGACGGCAGTCTGGACCACGCGCAGCGCCTGGCCTACGCGCCGATGATCTGGTCACCGCTCGGGGGCGGCTCGCTGTTCACCGGCAAGGAAAGCCGGGAAGCACGGGTGCGGGCTGCACTCGCGGCGGTGGCCGCCGAAATCGGCGCAGGCGATCTCGCGGCCGTTGCCATTGCCTGGCTGCTGCGCCATCCGGCCCGGCTGGTGCCGGTGCTGGGGTCGATGAAGCCGGAACGGCTGGCCGCCATGGTCAAGGCGCTGGAGATCAGCCTCGACCGGCAGCAATGGTTCGCGATCCTGGAGGCGAGCGAGGGGCGGCCGGTGGCTTAG
- a CDS encoding helix-turn-helix domain-containing protein: protein MNAPQIIKTSTGEELVVIPKADYEALLHAAEEALEDAADVAIYDERKAELKTEKKLPADVTMDILRGSSRLKALRNWRKLTQAELARAIGVSQGFLSDLESNRRKPSAQTSAMLAKALDVPSEWIES from the coding sequence ATGAACGCCCCGCAAATCATCAAGACCTCAACCGGCGAAGAACTGGTCGTCATCCCGAAGGCTGATTACGAGGCATTGCTGCATGCCGCCGAAGAAGCCCTCGAAGACGCTGCGGATGTAGCGATCTACGACGAACGGAAGGCCGAGTTGAAAACGGAAAAGAAACTGCCCGCCGACGTGACCATGGATATTTTGCGGGGCTCCAGCCGGCTCAAGGCGCTGCGCAACTGGCGCAAGCTGACACAGGCCGAATTGGCAAGGGCGATTGGTGTCAGCCAGGGTTTCCTGTCGGACCTTGAATCCAATCGCCGCAAGCCATCTGCGCAAACCAGCGCGATGCTGGCGAAGGCGTTGGATGTCCCCAGCGAGTGGATCGAATCCTAA
- a CDS encoding type II toxin-antitoxin system RelE family toxin: MKTIILSVSAARDLDNLPADIREQISEGLIAYAISGRGDVKRLSGRNGYRLRIGRYRAIFDEDRTTILAIYIGKRETTTYSRP, from the coding sequence GTGAAGACGATCATCCTTTCGGTATCGGCGGCTCGCGATCTTGACAACCTGCCCGCTGATATCCGCGAGCAGATCTCCGAAGGTTTGATCGCTTACGCAATCAGCGGCCGTGGGGATGTAAAGCGTCTTTCCGGCAGAAACGGTTACAGGCTGCGGATCGGCCGCTACCGCGCCATATTCGATGAAGATCGCACCACCATCCTTGCGATCTACATCGGCAAGCGTGAGACGACGACTTACAGTCGGCCATAG
- the carA gene encoding glutamine-hydrolyzing carbamoyl-phosphate synthase small subunit: MAEMTPALTPPWATEKPTALLVLADGTVIEGRGLGATGSAVAEVCFNTALTGYQEILTDPSYAGQIVTFTFPHIGNIGTNGEDIEDLNPAARAGAVGAVFKADVTNPSNYRAAGHLDEWLKKRGIVALSGIDTRALTALIREKGMPNAVIAHAPDGVFDLDDLKQRAAAWSGLIGLDLAKEVTSGQSSVWRETPWVWNEGFGEQAEPSLHVVAIDYGVKRNILRLLAGLGAKVTVVPASTGSEEILAMQPDGIFLSNGPGDPEATGDYAVPVIQDLLKTDIPVFGICLGHQMLALALGGRTAKMHQGHHGANHPVKDHTTGKVEIVSMNHGFAVDADSLPEGVEETHVSLFDGSNCGIALTGRPVFSVQHHPEASPGPQDSHYLFRRFVNLIREKRGEELLAERA; the protein is encoded by the coding sequence ATGGCCGAGATGACGCCCGCGCTGACCCCACCTTGGGCCACCGAAAAGCCGACCGCCCTGCTGGTGCTGGCCGACGGCACCGTCATCGAGGGTCGTGGCCTCGGCGCCACCGGCTCCGCCGTCGCAGAAGTCTGCTTCAACACCGCGCTCACCGGCTACCAGGAGATCCTCACCGACCCGTCTTATGCCGGCCAGATCGTCACCTTCACCTTTCCGCATATCGGCAATATCGGCACCAATGGCGAGGACATCGAGGACTTGAACCCGGCGGCCCGCGCCGGCGCTGTCGGCGCCGTGTTCAAGGCCGATGTCACCAACCCGTCCAACTACCGCGCCGCCGGCCATCTCGACGAGTGGCTGAAGAAGCGCGGCATCGTCGCGCTCTCGGGCATCGACACCCGTGCGCTGACCGCGCTGATCCGCGAAAAGGGCATGCCCAACGCCGTCATCGCGCATGCGCCCGACGGTGTCTTCGACCTCGACGATCTGAAGCAGCGCGCCGCCGCCTGGTCCGGCCTGATCGGGCTCGACCTCGCCAAGGAAGTCACCTCGGGCCAGTCCTCGGTCTGGCGCGAGACGCCCTGGGTGTGGAACGAAGGCTTTGGCGAACAGGCCGAGCCGTCGCTGCATGTCGTGGCCATCGACTACGGCGTCAAGCGCAACATCTTGCGCCTGCTTGCCGGCCTCGGCGCCAAGGTCACCGTGGTTCCGGCCAGCACCGGTTCGGAAGAGATCCTCGCCATGCAGCCCGATGGCATTTTCCTCTCCAACGGCCCCGGCGACCCGGAAGCCACCGGCGACTATGCCGTGCCGGTCATCCAGGATCTGCTGAAGACCGACATTCCGGTGTTCGGCATCTGCCTCGGCCACCAGATGCTGGCGCTGGCGCTCGGCGGCAGGACCGCCAAGATGCACCAGGGCCATCACGGCGCCAACCATCCGGTCAAGGACCACACGACAGGCAAGGTCGAGATCGTCTCGATGAACCACGGCTTTGCCGTCGACGCTGACTCGCTGCCCGAGGGCGTCGAGGAAACCCATGTCTCGCTGTTCGACGGCTCGAACTGCGGCATCGCGCTCACTGGCCGTCCGGTGTTCTCGGTCCAGCACCACCCAGAGGCCTCCCCGGGCCCGCAGGATTCGCACTATCTGTTCCGCCGCTTCGTCAACCTGATCCGCGAAAAACGCGGCGAGGAATTGCTGGCAGAACGGGCTTGA
- a CDS encoding GatB/YqeY domain-containing protein, whose translation MRAKIAESLKSAMKAQDKHRLPTLRLIQATIHDRDIANRGSGKDPASDEEILQILAKMVKQREESAKAFDDGKRPELAAQERGEMEIIRGFLPTQLDDAAIAAAAREAIAETGAASQKDMGKVIAALKQKYAGQMDFGKASGIVKGLLQ comes from the coding sequence ATGCGCGCAAAAATCGCCGAATCCCTGAAAAGCGCGATGAAGGCGCAGGACAAGCACCGGCTGCCGACATTGCGGCTGATCCAGGCCACCATCCACGACCGCGATATCGCCAATCGCGGCTCGGGCAAGGACCCTGCCAGCGACGAGGAGATCCTGCAGATCCTGGCCAAGATGGTGAAACAGCGCGAGGAATCGGCCAAGGCGTTCGACGACGGCAAGCGCCCGGAACTGGCGGCGCAGGAGCGCGGCGAGATGGAGATCATCCGCGGCTTCCTGCCGACGCAACTCGACGATGCGGCGATCGCGGCGGCAGCGCGCGAAGCGATTGCCGAGACCGGCGCGGCCAGCCAGAAGGACATGGGCAAGGTGATCGCCGCGCTGAAACAGAAATATGCGGGCCAGATGGATTTCGGCAAGGCAAGCGGTATCGTCAAGGGCCTGCTGCAGTAG
- a CDS encoding PadR family transcriptional regulator: MTDSILVQLRKGALDLCVLAVLSRGESYGYEIASTLVAAVNMGEGTIYPLMRRMQNDGLVATRLVESSSGPPRKYYRLTPLGQQAFEAHRRDWRSFAGAVDKLLEDLP; this comes from the coding sequence ATGACCGACTCCATCCTCGTCCAGTTGCGAAAAGGCGCGCTTGATCTGTGCGTCCTGGCGGTGCTTTCGCGGGGTGAAAGCTATGGCTATGAAATCGCCAGCACGCTGGTCGCCGCGGTGAACATGGGGGAGGGCACGATCTATCCCCTGATGCGCCGGATGCAGAATGACGGGCTGGTCGCCACCCGCCTCGTCGAGTCGAGCAGCGGGCCGCCGCGCAAATATTACCGGCTCACGCCGCTCGGCCAGCAGGCTTTCGAAGCTCACCGCCGCGACTGGCGATCCTTCGCCGGGGCCGTCGACAAACTTCTCGAGGATTTGCCATGA
- a CDS encoding DUF1700 domain-containing protein has product MTRDAFLRTLRQGLAGLPPREIEDIVGDYAAHFADASGRGEAEVAAALGDPTRIARELRAEAGLRRFEAHWSVSNMLAATIALAGLAFVDIVFLLPLLITALVLALGLGITLVAIGVLGVKIILSTLLFEPGTAFSLALGRLFIGAGLVSGFLGGGALLLLAMGAGVRVVGRYARLHSRIAQADRSSV; this is encoded by the coding sequence ATGACCAGAGACGCCTTCTTGCGCACGCTGAGACAGGGACTTGCCGGCCTGCCGCCGCGGGAGATCGAGGATATCGTTGGCGACTATGCCGCCCATTTCGCCGATGCCTCGGGCCGCGGCGAAGCGGAGGTCGCGGCGGCCCTGGGTGATCCAACCAGGATCGCCCGCGAGTTGCGTGCCGAGGCGGGCCTGCGCCGTTTCGAAGCGCATTGGAGCGTGTCTAACATGCTGGCGGCGACGATCGCCCTGGCCGGCCTTGCCTTCGTCGACATCGTCTTCCTGCTGCCGTTGCTCATCACCGCGCTCGTGCTTGCGCTCGGGCTTGGCATCACGCTCGTCGCCATTGGCGTGCTCGGCGTCAAGATCATTCTCAGCACGCTGCTGTTCGAGCCGGGCACAGCCTTCTCGCTCGCGCTGGGTCGTCTCTTCATCGGCGCAGGGTTGGTGAGCGGCTTCCTTGGCGGCGGCGCCTTGTTGTTGCTGGCCATGGGCGCGGGCGTCCGGGTTGTCGGGCGCTACGCCCGACTGCATTCCCGCATCGCGCAAGCCGACCGCAGCTCCGTTTGA
- a CDS encoding GIN domain-containing protein: MTGKLAFVATAGLVGAALFLAVGIGLAGPDWVNAGGSWIAGQSTCGAITSVRKEVTLPFSANGSFTIALPASVRYQPGDKAEAVVSGDSTLIDHLRMEGSQLSLDCETGWFSPRFDVTVSGPSISDWRLVGSGELALSQVKQPELRLSIRGSGSVVATGTTQTVDLEISGSGSGRLKDLIAQSAQVEIRGSGDAEITAQSDADVSITGSGDVDLYGHPTMRRSQVRGSGSITQVP; encoded by the coding sequence ATGACTGGAAAACTGGCATTCGTCGCGACAGCCGGGTTGGTTGGCGCTGCCCTGTTTTTGGCCGTGGGCATCGGACTTGCAGGGCCGGATTGGGTCAACGCGGGAGGCTCGTGGATCGCCGGCCAATCGACCTGCGGCGCGATCACGTCCGTCAGAAAGGAAGTTACGCTGCCGTTCAGCGCCAATGGCAGCTTCACCATCGCTTTGCCGGCCTCGGTCCGCTACCAGCCGGGTGACAAGGCCGAAGCTGTCGTCAGCGGCGATTCCACGCTCATCGATCATCTGCGCATGGAGGGCAGCCAGCTCAGCCTGGATTGCGAGACGGGCTGGTTTTCGCCCCGGTTCGACGTCACCGTGTCGGGGCCGTCGATTTCGGACTGGAGACTGGTCGGCAGTGGCGAGCTGGCCCTGTCGCAGGTCAAGCAGCCCGAGCTGCGGCTGAGCATTCGCGGCAGCGGCAGCGTGGTCGCCACCGGAACCACCCAAACGGTCGATCTGGAAATCTCCGGTTCGGGTTCGGGGCGGCTCAAAGACCTGATCGCCCAATCCGCGCAGGTCGAGATCCGCGGCAGCGGCGACGCGGAGATTACCGCACAGTCGGATGCGGATGTCTCGATTACCGGCAGCGGTGACGTCGATCTCTATGGGCACCCGACCATGCGGCGGTCGCAGGTCAGAGGCAGCGGCAGCATCACGCAGGTGCCGTAG
- a CDS encoding LysR family transcriptional regulator yields the protein MAEFTLHDLQCFDAVIRTGGFQPAATLLHRSHPAVFAAVAKLERQIDLVLLDRSGYRVRATEAGLSFHRRAQSLLRELEGLRVHAAQLSMGEESEIHVVIGDLCPRPQVLGMLGRFFAQCPGTRLHLHFEAVGGPWERLFDDEADLILHWIDKGDARVEWIDLCKVPFIPVVAPGFLPERVKEPITPDQMQALTQCVMRDSARHSPQQNYSLIEGAPQCLVPDQGMKKEIILQGLGWGHLPRFLIEDELYEGRLRSIAGSHMPGRTDELVVARRRDRPHGPVANRLWDHVQQEAPALRRALEPRKPGS from the coding sequence ATGGCCGAATTCACCTTGCATGACCTGCAGTGCTTCGATGCGGTGATCCGCACCGGCGGCTTTCAGCCTGCGGCCACCCTGCTGCATCGCTCGCACCCGGCCGTGTTCGCCGCGGTCGCCAAGCTCGAACGGCAGATCGACCTCGTTCTGCTGGATCGCAGCGGCTATCGCGTGCGTGCGACCGAGGCAGGACTGTCGTTCCACCGCCGGGCGCAGTCGCTGCTGCGCGAACTGGAGGGCCTGCGGGTGCACGCCGCCCAGCTCTCGATGGGCGAGGAAAGCGAAATCCATGTCGTGATCGGCGATCTCTGCCCGCGGCCGCAAGTGCTGGGCATGCTCGGACGGTTCTTCGCCCAATGCCCGGGCACGCGCCTGCATCTGCATTTCGAAGCCGTCGGCGGTCCGTGGGAGCGGCTTTTCGATGACGAGGCCGACCTGATCCTGCACTGGATCGACAAGGGCGACGCGCGGGTGGAATGGATCGATCTGTGCAAGGTGCCATTCATTCCCGTGGTGGCGCCTGGCTTTCTGCCCGAGCGTGTCAAAGAACCGATCACACCCGATCAGATGCAGGCACTCACCCAATGCGTCATGCGCGACAGCGCCCGCCATTCGCCACAACAAAACTATTCGCTGATCGAAGGCGCGCCGCAATGCCTCGTGCCCGACCAGGGCATGAAGAAGGAGATCATCCTGCAGGGCCTTGGCTGGGGCCACCTGCCCCGCTTCCTGATCGAGGACGAACTATATGAGGGACGCCTGCGCTCCATCGCCGGCAGCCACATGCCCGGCCGCACAGACGAACTGGTGGTGGCGCGCCGCCGCGACCGGCCGCACGGGCCAGTCGCCAACCGGTTATGGGATCATGTCCAGCAGGAAGCGCCGGCCTTGCGCCGTGCATTGGAGCCCCGGAAACCTGGCTCGTAG
- a CDS encoding alpha/beta fold hydrolase translates to MSELNFVTVGDGTRIAYRFDGDAAKPVLVLSNSIGTTLRMWDGQVGELSRHFRVLRYDFRGHGGSSAPVGAYSLDRLGRDVIELLDALGLGRVHFLGLSLGGFVGQWLGIHAPERIDRLVLSNTSSHLGPASYFDERIADVRQAPDMSETAEMFLNNWFPATMVAANGPVIAEFRTMLLTIDRLGLAGLFAAVRDADLRRTIALINRPTLVIAGEHDTVTAASHSELIAAAVPGSKLVLLPAVHLSNVEYPAEFMEAVLDFLR, encoded by the coding sequence ATGAGTGAGCTGAATTTCGTGACTGTCGGCGACGGCACGCGCATCGCCTACCGCTTCGACGGCGATGCCGCAAAGCCGGTGCTGGTGCTGTCGAACTCCATCGGCACCACGCTGCGTATGTGGGACGGGCAGGTCGGCGAACTGTCCAGGCATTTCCGCGTCCTGCGCTACGATTTTCGCGGCCATGGCGGGTCAAGCGCACCAGTCGGCGCCTATTCGCTCGACCGGCTTGGCCGTGACGTGATCGAGTTGCTCGATGCGCTCGGCCTCGGCCGCGTGCATTTCCTGGGGTTGTCGCTCGGTGGCTTCGTCGGGCAATGGCTCGGCATCCACGCGCCCGAGCGGATCGACCGGCTGGTGCTGAGCAACACCTCATCCCATCTCGGGCCGGCAAGCTATTTCGACGAGCGGATTGCTGATGTGCGGCAGGCGCCGGATATGTCGGAAACCGCCGAAATGTTCCTCAACAATTGGTTCCCCGCGACCATGGTGGCGGCCAACGGACCGGTCATTGCTGAATTTCGCACGATGCTGTTGACGATCGATCGGTTAGGTCTGGCCGGTCTGTTCGCGGCGGTGCGCGATGCCGACCTTCGGCGCACTATCGCGCTGATCAACCGGCCGACGCTGGTGATCGCCGGCGAGCACGACACGGTGACGGCGGCCAGCCACAGCGAACTGATCGCGGCGGCCGTGCCCGGCTCGAAGCTGGTTCTGCTGCCGGCAGTCCACCTGTCGAATGTGGAGTATCCGGCGGAGTTCATGGAGGCGGTGCTCGATTTCCTGCGCTGA
- a CDS encoding AraC family transcriptional regulator yields the protein MRYAAYDAPGFTIIVEGTCWIAFEGKDPVKFEKGDFLLLPSTPPFSLSSHPGIDCELRAPMDIAIRHGDPDGEPDFVALGGTFRIEPVNAPLLVALLPSVIHVPGSQGRSGRLGKVIELIMEECENEDPGKEMVLQRLLEVLLVEALRWHGIAHGAAGLLSGMRDPVLARVLRSMHEDVRAGWTVAELAKVAGLSRSAFAARFVAVLGCGPIEYLARWRMALAKDALIRGSKTLDKIADEIGYESASAFSTAFRKRLGCSPGRFARGNGGGVTG from the coding sequence GTGCGTTACGCCGCCTATGATGCACCCGGCTTCACCATAATCGTGGAGGGGACGTGCTGGATCGCGTTCGAGGGCAAGGATCCAGTCAAGTTCGAGAAAGGCGACTTCCTCCTCTTGCCTTCCACACCGCCATTCTCCCTCAGCAGCCATCCGGGCATCGACTGTGAGCTCAGGGCGCCGATGGACATTGCCATCCGGCACGGCGACCCAGATGGAGAGCCCGACTTTGTCGCGCTCGGCGGTACGTTCCGGATCGAGCCGGTCAACGCCCCGCTCCTGGTCGCGCTCCTTCCGAGCGTCATCCACGTGCCGGGATCGCAGGGGCGTTCCGGCAGGCTTGGCAAGGTTATCGAGCTCATCATGGAAGAGTGCGAGAACGAAGATCCGGGCAAGGAAATGGTTTTGCAGAGATTGCTCGAGGTTCTGCTCGTGGAAGCGCTGCGATGGCATGGCATCGCCCACGGCGCGGCTGGCCTGCTCAGCGGGATGCGGGACCCGGTGCTCGCGCGCGTGCTGCGCTCGATGCACGAGGATGTCCGGGCGGGCTGGACGGTCGCGGAACTCGCCAAGGTTGCCGGGCTCTCGCGGTCGGCGTTCGCGGCTCGCTTTGTGGCCGTGCTGGGTTGCGGCCCGATCGAGTATCTGGCTCGCTGGCGCATGGCGCTGGCCAAGGATGCTCTCATCCGCGGCTCGAAAACCTTGGACAAAATAGCTGATGAGATCGGCTACGAGTCCGCCAGCGCCTTCAGCACGGCCTTCAGGAAGCGGCTTGGCTGCTCACCGGGAAGGTTCGCCCGCGGCAATGGTGGCGGCGTAACCGGCTGA
- a CDS encoding SDR family oxidoreductase gives MQTILITGCSSGYGLETARHFLANGWNVIATMRTPQQDILPRSERLRILPLDVTSEASIAAVVKAAGQIDVLVNNAGIGVVGAFEATTMSHIRKVFDTNSFGVMAMAQAVIPQMRERRSGAIINVTSSATLAPMPLAAAYTASKQAIEGFTGSLAHELGYFGIRAKLVEPGYAPTTRFTQNTSVRIEDMIPQAYADFAAPIFAAFAQPALTTRESDVAEAVWAAVHDTSGQLRFPAGPDAVALANAG, from the coding sequence ATGCAAACGATCCTCATCACTGGCTGTTCTTCTGGCTATGGCCTGGAGACGGCCCGCCATTTCCTCGCCAACGGGTGGAATGTCATCGCCACCATGCGGACGCCGCAGCAGGACATACTGCCGCGCTCGGAGCGCCTGCGGATACTGCCCCTGGACGTCACCAGCGAGGCCAGCATCGCGGCGGTGGTCAAAGCCGCCGGTCAGATCGATGTTCTGGTGAACAATGCAGGCATCGGCGTGGTCGGCGCCTTTGAAGCGACAACGATGTCGCACATCCGCAAGGTCTTCGACACCAACAGCTTTGGCGTAATGGCGATGGCGCAGGCCGTGATCCCGCAGATGCGCGAGCGTCGGTCCGGGGCGATCATCAACGTCACCTCCAGTGCCACCCTGGCGCCGATGCCCCTGGCGGCGGCCTACACCGCCAGCAAGCAGGCCATCGAGGGCTTCACCGGATCGCTCGCGCACGAACTCGGCTATTTCGGGATCCGCGCCAAGCTGGTCGAGCCCGGATACGCGCCAACGACGCGGTTTACGCAAAACACTTCGGTGCGCATCGAGGACATGATCCCGCAAGCCTACGCCGATTTCGCTGCCCCGATCTTCGCTGCCTTCGCCCAGCCCGCGCTGACCACCAGGGAAAGTGACGTCGCCGAAGCTGTCTGGGCCGCGGTCCACGACACTTCGGGCCAACTCCGCTTTCCGGCTGGCCCGGATGCGGTCGCGTTGGCAAACGCTGGCTGA
- a CDS encoding DNA helicase — protein MRLPAPVYHLKRQARLLSREAKIPLHQALDRIAAQQGFAGWSLLAAKAAETAPAGKLFAQLAPGDLVLVGARPGRGKTLMSLELAVEAMKSGHRSVFFTLEYTQRDVLERFRAIGVEPARFDGLFEFDTSDAISADYIVRILRSAPRGTLAVIDYLQLLDQRRENPSLMEQVRTLKAFARDSGVILVFISQIDRSYDPSKKPVPDLSDIRLPNPLDLSLFNKTCFLNKGEIRFQAA, from the coding sequence ATGAGGTTACCTGCGCCCGTCTATCATCTGAAACGTCAAGCCAGGCTATTGTCGCGCGAGGCAAAAATCCCGCTCCATCAGGCGCTTGACCGTATTGCCGCGCAGCAAGGTTTTGCCGGCTGGAGCCTGCTGGCGGCCAAGGCCGCCGAGACGGCGCCCGCGGGCAAGTTGTTCGCGCAACTGGCACCTGGTGATCTGGTTCTGGTCGGCGCGCGGCCGGGCCGTGGCAAGACGCTGATGAGCCTCGAACTGGCGGTCGAAGCGATGAAGTCGGGCCATCGCAGCGTGTTCTTCACGCTGGAATATACGCAACGCGATGTGCTGGAGCGGTTTCGCGCCATCGGTGTCGAGCCGGCCCGGTTCGACGGGCTGTTCGAGTTCGACACGTCCGATGCCATCAGCGCCGACTATATCGTCAGGATCTTGCGATCGGCGCCGCGCGGCACGCTGGCGGTCATCGACTATCTGCAATTGCTCGATCAGAGGCGGGAAAATCCGAGCCTGATGGAGCAGGTGCGCACGCTGAAGGCTTTCGCGCGCGACAGCGGTGTGATCCTGGTCTTCATCTCGCAGATCGACCGGTCCTACGATCCCAGCAAAAAGCCGGTTCCCGATCTCAGCGACATCAGACTGCCCAACCCGCTCGATCTGTCGCTTTTCAACAAGACCTGTTTTTTGAACAAGGGTGAGATCCGCTTCCAGGCGGCTTGA